The Hordeum vulgare subsp. vulgare chromosome 4H, MorexV3_pseudomolecules_assembly, whole genome shotgun sequence genomic interval TCTTGGGGCGCCACTACTGCCAGGTCAGGGATGctcatttcatagcttcaagacaAACACGTATAAATTGAACTACATGGAGAGCCCATCTGGTATAAAGGTTAGTCGATGTGTTATTTGTTATCTTCCCCAGTTGTCTTCCATTCTAACAATTATCACGTTTTTATTTTGGCTGGTGATGTAATTTGGTTAGATCCTGTGAAAATCGAAGGTCTTTTTGGGGATAACCAAACTTAAGTGTTTGTATTGGATGAACACTGAGGTTGAGTTCCATGACTTAAAACTAATTAAAATCCAGCCATTGTATCACTTCAATGGAAGACATATTTAACTATTGTGAGCTTAAGCGTAGAATCATCAGTGCAACATTATTTCATGCAGACCTATTCCACAGTCCATACTGAGCATGTTttgaactatgatcatcaccttccacctttaccaTGGTACTTAAAGCACAGATATGTATTCCATCCATCCCGACATTAATGGCGCACGCGCCATagaatgatttttttttttttgcaaaaacagcCTTGCATGCTTGCATCTTCTCCATCGTGGTCCTCCCTGTGCCATGGGTTCGCAGCTCCACCCGCCGATGCTCTGACGTACTCCCCTGCCGTAGGCAGACCCCTCGCCGTCCGTTGCCGCTCCTTTGTCCTTCCCCCCGTCGGCCGCTCCCTCGCTGTACGCAGTAGCTCCGCTGCAGCAGCTCCCTCGCTGTCGAGAGCACGAGGTCCGCCGCAGCTCTGCCGTTTCGGCATCCTCTCCCTGTCGTCCGCCCCAATCATCTCCTTGAATTGAACTCCAATCAGGGTCGTTCTTTGATCCTCTGCTGGTCCTGTGTTCTCCTCTGCTCGAATTGAAATCGAATTGGGCGGTGAACCGCTCCTCTGCTCCGTGAGCTCCTCTGCTGGTTCTCTTCCTGGGCGTGTGTTGTTCTCTCAACCCAGCGAGCAGTGGGCGGCGGTTGCTTGTTCTCTCAACCCAGCGAGTAGTGGGCGGCGGTTGCTTGTTCTCTCAACCCAGCGAGTAGTGGGCGGCGGTTGCTTGTTCTCTCAACCCAGCGAGTAGTGGGCGGCGGTTGCTTGTTCCTCTCAACTGATCCTCTGCTGGTCCTAGTTTCTCTCAATTTGTTCTTGATCCTCTTCTGGTCCTTGCTCCTCTCGACTGTGTTCAATTCAGGAGCAGCCTATTATCCAGTCTGaattctagagtctgttgtggaaGCAAATAATTCTGCATCAGTCTGTTGTGGGAGCAAAAGTTTCTGCAGAGCGGCGTGGTGGATCTGGGAGGGAGAGATGATGGGTTGAGGAAGACAGGATGGGATGTGGCAGAGTGGAGGGACTTACTGGAGGGAGTACACCGTAGAAGCCCACTGAGGAGGAAGAATGGATTTTTGGGGTGGAAGGGCGGAGCTGCAGGAGGCAGGCGAGTGGGGGCAGAGAAGCTGCACGAGGCAGGGGGGAGTGGCGGAAGAGGTAgctgcggcggcggaggaggacgcTCGGGAGAGCAGGGGAGCTGTGTCCATGTTTTAGCAGGATGTGATGCGTCCATGTCGGGAGCGCGTGTTGTCGATTGGAGACGACAGGGAGCGCGGGTTTTGTGGGGAGTTTGGGAAAAAAATCCGCAAAAATGCCATCGCGACAGTaatttcgggacggagggagtatgtgataATCCTTTGTTCAAAAAGATATACACAGACATGTTTTGAACTATGATCGtcaccttccacctttaccaTGGTACTTAAAGCACAAATATGTATGTGATAATCCTTTGTTCAAAAAGAAATACATTCACTGACGTTGCCATTTTATACAGCTTATTCTCCTTACCCATCCAAGAACTGGTGATCAACGAGATGCGCTGAAGCATATCTACAGCCTATATGTGGAGTATGTTGTAAAAAATCCTCTGTATGCTCCCGGCAGCCCAATCAAGTAAGTCATGCCTATCAATTGAAAATTATTGTACTACATCATTAGCTAGAAGTAGTTGTTAATACCAGGATGGTTGAAAGTTGAATGGAGATGGCATCATTTTTGTCACTTTATTTATACAAGGATACCTTTTTATTTCATGATTAAGCAATTATCCTGCAATTGTTCAGGGAAGCATATATATGCAGTGGGTTAAACTGGATAGACAAATGCATCAGTTGTTTAGGGAAGCATATAGATGTTGCAAATAAGATGTAACTAAATAAGGAATTGTGTGAAACATACATATTAGCAATTCATTTTAGATCTTCTCATGCCTACTCCTCTCGATCTGCCTGACTTGCCAACATCCTACCTATGAATAATTCATTTCATGGAGGAGAATAAATTGAAGAAATTGAATTTGCATGCAGTCATAAGGGCTACTGCTCTAGTAGTTTATTTGCTTTCTCTTCATCAAGAacaacggtcttttgtaggatcatctGAACGAAAACATTATTTTGTTGTCCATACAGAAGTTACACAACCATTTCCAAGCTTAGTGGCTACAtttgttcttgttttgctcgATTCTCTAGTGTTGTCTGAACATATTTTTATTTGCAGGTGTGACCTTTTCAATAAACATCTCGATCAGTATGTGAAAACATTGATTTGATCCCATTCAGGTAATGTTCAGTTGTTAGTGTTTTGCACGGTGCTGTATATCAATGAACTTAATTTGTTTGTTCTTTTGGTTGAACAATGTCATTCTTCACAGCTCTTCATGCCCTGTAGGATCTGTCAATAACTCCATATGAAATCCAGAATGTTGATCTAATATCAGATGGAAATACTAGTTTTCAATGAAAATGATATTCGATCAGTCAGCTagcctatcctttttcttttctttcatagCGCTTCTAAAGATGAATAAAGGTCTTCACTATCTATCAGTCAAAACACGCACCGCCCTTTGTCCTGTCTGTGTGCTTGTGAACTTTCAATCCTATGTTCTGTTTCAGTTTTCACTCGATGCTTAACTTTTGTCAAGGACTGACACGACAGATAAAGGTCTAGTTGTCTATTTTTCTTGGCGGACATCCTCATCAGCACTGTAATGTTCCATTGCAGGCTCGGGAGGAGGTGCATGCTCACTAGCGGAGAACATTGGCACTTCATGTTTTGGGAAATCCTGGGCCATGGAACAGTTTCGTGTGTGGTGTTATCTCTATGTTATTTGGTTTGATAATACTATTTGTTGAGAAATTTGTTGCTTCAAGGATGATACAGACTTGCCTCGTGCAAAAGTGGTCCCGTTGAATCTCACTGTATTGTACACTTGCAGCCTGCATTGATGGTCTTGTGTACCGACTGCGATTTGATAGCTATACACTCTGATCACTGTCCTGTAATTTACACCCTTCATCATGACGGACCCCCTTAAAAAATGGATTGCTTTCAAATATCCTTTGTTGGATGAAGTCCAAAGTTAGCTGGTTgcaaatatttttttttctttagtgGCTTATTTATCGAATATCTTCCCTATAATAATCGATGTTCTTGCAACATGCTACGATTCAGCTGggtagaagagaataagaaacacATCGCCACAGAAAAGCATGGGTTATGTGCACGTTGTGCtgtctaagagcatctacaaccatgATAACCTAATTTCGTGCCCTATAGGCCTGTCCGCTGGCAGTTGTCGGCGTATGACAACTATGGGGCCAGCACAAGCCCCTTATCGGTTTCgtgaggcctcgtttggttaagggggattggggaggttttaaaaggaagggatgtgattgggtgaatccctttgttccacctaatcctctcaaatccccggtGCTTTGCTTTCACTAGTAccccgaggagggttttgaaacacatggataggaagggattgaggcctcgtttggttaagggggattggggaggttttgagaggaaaatccccggggGGCTC includes:
- the LOC123448259 gene encoding trafficking protein particle complex subunit 1, whose amino-acid sequence is MQFFSGSSLTSVAPESSPAPAAPPGTGTGSNAQVIYVFNRNGVCLLYREWHRPLRTLARNQDQKLMFGLLFSLRSFTAKIDPTSTEHANLGAPLLPGQGCSFHSFKTNTYKLNYMESPSGIKLILLTHPRTGDQRDALKHIYSLYVEYVVKNPLYAPGSPIKCDLFNKHLDQYVKTLI